ACATCCATATTATGCTCTATAATCAATACCGTATTGCCTTTGTCCACCAGTTTATTTAAAACAGTCATCAGCACACGAATATCTTCAAAATGTAAGCCTGTTGTAGGTTCATCGAGAATATAAAACGTGCTTCCTGTAGCGATTTTAGACAATTCTGTTGCCAATTTGATACGTTGTGCTTCACCGCCTGATAGCGTGGTGCTTTGCTGACCTAAAGTGATATAACCTAAACCGACATCTTGTATAGTTTTGAGTTTACGGTAAATCTTAGGAATGGGTTCAAAAAACGCTGTGGCTTCGTCAATCGTCATTTGCAATACATCACTTATAGATTGACCTTTGTAGCGAATTTCTAAAGTTTCTCTGTTAAAACGCTTACCGTAACAAGTTTCGCATTCCACATAAACATCGGGTAAAAAGTTCATTTCAATAACTTTTAAACCTGCTCCACCACAAGTTTCACAACGACCACCTTTGACGTTAAAACTAAATCGACCAGGTTTATAACCTCTGATTTGAGCTTCTGGTGTTTTAGCAAATAAGTTTCTAATCTCGCTAAACACTCCCGTATAGGTTGCTGGATTTGAACGCGGTGTTCTGCCAATAGGTTTTTGATTGATATCGATAACTTTATCTAAATGTTTTAACCCACGTATGGTTTTATAAGGCAAAGGTTCTTTAACGCCATTAAAGTAATGAGCATTCAATACGGGATAAAGCGTTTCGTTAATCAATGATGATTTACCACTTCCTGAAACGCCAGTGACGACAATCATTTGTCCTAAAGGGATTTTGATACTGACATTTTTAAGATTATGACCCGTTGCACCAACCAAATGTAAATGTTTGCCGTTGCCTTTTCGACGTTTTTTAGGAACTTCAATTTCTTTAGTTCCATTGAGATATTGAGCTGTCTGTGTATTGTGTTTTAAAACTTGTTCTGGTGAACCTTGACTGATAATTTTGCCGCCGTTCTTTCCTGCAAAAGGAATGATATCTATAATGTGGTCTGCACTGAGCATCATATCTTTATCATGTTCTACCACAATAATAGAATTGCCAATATCTCTTAAATATTTTAAAGAATTAATGAGTTTTTCATTATCACGCTGATGCAAACCAATCTTGGGTTCGTCCAAAATATATAAAACCCCAACCAACTGTGAACCAATTTGCGTTGCGATGCGAATGCGTTGTGCTTCTCCACCAGACAAAGTTTTTGACCCGCGATTAAGATTCAGATAAGTCAATCCTACGTCGATTAAAAACTGTAATCGGGTTTTGATTTCTTTGATGATTTCTTCCCCAATCTGAAGCTCAGACTTAGAAAGTTGTTTGGGTAATTTTTCAATAACTTTAAACAATTCTAAAATATCTTTGTTGACATAGTCAGAAATGTTTTGATTGTTGATTTTGAAATGTAATGCCATTTTCTTTAACCGACTGCCTTGGCAAGATGGACATAAAATGTGATCCATATATTTTTTTGCCCAACGGGTAAGAGATGTTGACGTTTGTTTAGCGTTGTAGGTGTTTTCAATAAAAGTAGCAACACCTTCAAAATCATAGCGATGCACAATATCCATTTTCATCGTCTCGTTGTAATGCTTAAAGTTTGCTTTGCCACCATATAAGATTGCTTCAAGTGCTTCTTTTGGAATTTTGTTGATGGGATCAGATAACTTAAAATCAAAATGTAAAGCAATTTCTTTTAACTGCTTAAACACCCAATTGTTTTTAGCCTTACCGTGTGGCTCAATGCCACCTTTGTTGATAGACAAACTATCATCAGGGATAATTTTATCAGGATTAACCACATATTTTTTCCCTAAACCATTGCAATCAGGACAAGCTCCTTTTGGCGAATTAAAAGAAAAAGTGTTGGGTTCAGGTTTGGGATAAGCAATTCCAGTTGTTGGGCACATCAATTCGCGACTAAAAAACACGGGTTGTTTCTCATCTTTCGCCAAAACCATCAAGGTATTTTGTCCCAACTTCATCGCTGTTTTGATGCTGTCTGATAATCGCTTTTTGACTGATAGTTTGTCTTCAACTTTTAATCGATCAACTACAATTTCAATATCGTGGGTTTTGTAACGGTCAACTTTCAGACCATTGACAATGTCTTTGATTTCGCCGTCAATTCTAACTTTAAGATAACCTTGCTTTGCGATTTGTTCAAACAACTCTCGATAATGTCCTTTTCGAGACCGAATTTTGGGAGCTAAAATATTAATGGCTTGGCCTTTGAAATCAGATAAAATTTTATTCAAAATCTGGTCATCGGTATAGCTGACCATTTTTTCGCCAGTTTTGTAACTATAGGCTGTGCCAACCCGAGCAAACAACAAACGCAAAAAATCATAAACTTCAGTAATGGTGCCAACCGTGCTTCGTGGACTACGACTCGTGGTTTTTTGTTCAATAGCAATAACTGGAGATAAACCGTCAATTTTATCGACATCTGGTCGTTCAAGATTACCCAAAAACTGACGGGCATAAGCCGAAAAAGTTTCAATATAACGGCGTTGACCTTCCGCATAAATCGTGTCAAAAGCCAAAGACGATTTGCCCGAACCCGATAAACCTGTGATGACAACAAGTTGGTTTCGAGGAATTTTTACATCAATATTTTTAAGGTTGTGAGTACGAGCACCCAAGACTTCAATGACTTCTTCAGCTTTCAATAGGTTTTTGTTTTAAACAATACAATTTGCAAATCTACTCAAAGCGATTTTAACTCAAAGCTGAGCAAAGTATAATTAATTAAAAAAAAATATTTTTAATTAGTGTTTTGAATAAATTGATTTCAAAGGCAACTTCAAAACTACATTAATGTCCAGTACTCCCAAACCCACCATCACCGCGAGAGGTTTCATCGAGTTGTTCAACCAGTTTAAACTCAGCTTGCTCAAACTTGGCAATGACCATTTGGGCGATACGCATGCCATTGGTGATTTCAAAATTGTCTTGAGAAAGATTGACAAGAATGACACCAATTTCACCACGATAATCTGCATCAATCGTACCTGGTGAATTTAAAACAGAGATGCCATGTTTTGCCGCTAATCCACTTCGTGGACGGATTTGTGCTTCGTAACCTTCTGGCAAAGCAATGTGCAAACCTGTTTTGATGATTGTGCGTTCTAAAGGTTTTAATATAACAGGAGTTTCGCAAACCGCTTTCAAATCTAAACCCGCTGAATCTTTAGTTTCGTATTGTGGTAAATCGTGCTCGGACGTATTGATAATAGGAATAATCATAAATTATGTTTTTTTGATGTAATACAGTAATTCTCGTTTTTCAAAAGAGAAAGCTAAAATTAAATAGCTTAAAATAAATAAAATACCAATCCAAATTTGTGCTCTAAAAAAGTAAAAAGAAAGCATAGAAAAAGATATACCTAATAAGCTATAAATTGCCAAGCGTTTCAGTGGATAATTGATTTTATAATATTTTTGGCTAAAAGCATAAGACAACAACATCATACTGCCGTAGGCACAAAGTGTAGCAATGGCTGAAGCTTTAAAGCCATAAAGCGGTATAAAAATAATGTTGATGGCTAAAGTCACAACAGCACCAAAGCTCGAAATGATTGCACCAAATTTCGTGCGGTCTGTGATTTTATACCATACCGAAAGATTGTGATAAACACCCAAACACAAATTGGCTATGAGCAAAATTGGCACAACACCTAAAGCTTCATAAAACACGTCATTTTGGATAATGAGTTTTAAATAATCGATAAAAACCACGACGAATAGTAAAATAAAAATCCCACAAATCACAAAATATTTTGTGACTAAAGCGTAGGCTTTTTTGGGGTTTTGAGTTTGAGAATGGCTAAAGAAAAAAGGCTCAATTCCCAGTCGATATGCCGTAGCAAAAAGCGTCATAAACATCGCTAATTTGTAACACGCAGCATAAACACCAACTTGTGATTTGGCAATGTTTTCTGGTAGCAAATAATTGAGTAATATTTTGTCTAAAGTTTCATTGATAGAAAACGCCAAGCCAGCCACCAAAACAGGCAAAGCATATTTCATCATACTTTTCCAAAGTTTGGCATCAAACTGATATTTCAGTTTAACAAAAAATGGAGATAACAGTAAAAACGTCAATCCGCTAGAAATAATAAACGAAATAAAAATATATTCAATTCTAAAATCAGCGACATAAATGGAGTTTAAAAATTGAACATCATTTTTCCAAGAAGGCAATTTTAAAAGAAAAAACACATTAAGACACAAATTAACAGCAACGTTGATGATTTTGATCACCGCGTAGCGAATAGATTTTTTATTGATACGCAAATAGGCAAACGGAATGACACAAATGGCATCAAAAAACAACACCCAAGTGATGAGTTTATAATGAAAAGGGTTGAGGTCTAAAACGTTGGAAATTTCACTATTAAAAATGATAGAAAAAATTAAAAACAACAGACTCGAAAAAATAATAGAAAGCGTAGCCGTGCTGATGACTTTGTCTTTGTGGTCTTGTTTGGTAAAAAACCTAAATACGGTAGTTTCCATCCCATAAGACAAAATCACATTAAAAAAAATAAGATATGAAAATAAGATTGTGATGAATGCCGTAATCTGAATCAGAAAAAAGTTTGGTATAAAGTGGCACTATTGTGATAATGCCGTAATCTGAATCAGAAAAAAGTTTGGTATAAAGTGGCACCAACAAGAAACTCAGCATTCTAGGCAAAACCGTTGCTAAGCCATAGACAAAGGTGTGTTTAAAAAGTGTTTTAAATGGATTCAATCCCTGTGAAATTTTGGTAAAGGTAAAACATTAATATTTCAATGTAAAAAAGTTAGAATTTGAAAATTTGATAATCAAGGCGATTATAGATAAAAATAACTTGACTAACGTGAGTTCGATATAAAT
This genomic window from Flavobacterium sp. CS20 contains:
- the uvrA gene encoding excinuclease ABC subunit UvrA; the encoded protein is MKAEEVIEVLGARTHNLKNIDVKIPRNQLVVITGLSGSGKSSLAFDTIYAEGQRRYIETFSAYARQFLGNLERPDVDKIDGLSPVIAIEQKTTSRSPRSTVGTITEVYDFLRLLFARVGTAYSYKTGEKMVSYTDDQILNKILSDFKGQAINILAPKIRSRKGHYRELFEQIAKQGYLKVRIDGEIKDIVNGLKVDRYKTHDIEIVVDRLKVEDKLSVKKRLSDSIKTAMKLGQNTLMVLAKDEKQPVFFSRELMCPTTGIAYPKPEPNTFSFNSPKGACPDCNGLGKKYVVNPDKIIPDDSLSINKGGIEPHGKAKNNWVFKQLKEIALHFDFKLSDPINKIPKEALEAILYGGKANFKHYNETMKMDIVHRYDFEGVATFIENTYNAKQTSTSLTRWAKKYMDHILCPSCQGSRLKKMALHFKINNQNISDYVNKDILELFKVIEKLPKQLSKSELQIGEEIIKEIKTRLQFLIDVGLTYLNLNRGSKTLSGGEAQRIRIATQIGSQLVGVLYILDEPKIGLHQRDNEKLINSLKYLRDIGNSIIVVEHDKDMMLSADHIIDIIPFAGKNGGKIISQGSPEQVLKHNTQTAQYLNGTKEIEVPKKRRKGNGKHLHLVGATGHNLKNVSIKIPLGQMIVVTGVSGSGKSSLINETLYPVLNAHYFNGVKEPLPYKTIRGLKHLDKVIDINQKPIGRTPRSNPATYTGVFSEIRNLFAKTPEAQIRGYKPGRFSFNVKGGRCETCGGAGLKVIEMNFLPDVYVECETCYGKRFNRETLEIRYKGQSISDVLQMTIDEATAFFEPIPKIYRKLKTIQDVGLGYITLGQQSTTLSGGEAQRIKLATELSKIATGSTFYILDEPTTGLHFEDIRVLMTVLNKLVDKGNTVLIIEHNMDVIKMADYIFDIGYEGGQAGGQLVAKGTPEQIIKDKKSYTAKYLKKELN
- the dut gene encoding dUTP diphosphatase — protein: MIIPIINTSEHDLPQYETKDSAGLDLKAVCETPVILKPLERTIIKTGLHIALPEGYEAQIRPRSGLAAKHGISVLNSPGTIDADYRGEIGVILVNLSQDNFEITNGMRIAQMVIAKFEQAEFKLVEQLDETSRGDGGFGSTGH
- a CDS encoding lipopolysaccharide biosynthesis protein; this encodes METTVFRFFTKQDHKDKVISTATLSIIFSSLLFLIFSIIFNSEISNVLDLNPFHYKLITWVLFFDAICVIPFAYLRINKKSIRYAVIKIINVAVNLCLNVFFLLKLPSWKNDVQFLNSIYVADFRIEYIFISFIISSGLTFLLLSPFFVKLKYQFDAKLWKSMMKYALPVLVAGLAFSINETLDKILLNYLLPENIAKSQVGVYAACYKLAMFMTLFATAYRLGIEPFFFSHSQTQNPKKAYALVTKYFVICGIFILLFVVVFIDYLKLIIQNDVFYEALGVVPILLIANLCLGVYHNLSVWYKITDRTKFGAIISSFGAVVTLAINIIFIPLYGFKASAIATLCAYGSMMLLSYAFSQKYYKINYPLKRLAIYSLLGISFSMLSFYFFRAQIWIGILFILSYLILAFSFEKRELLYYIKKT